In a genomic window of Polypterus senegalus isolate Bchr_013 chromosome 13, ASM1683550v1, whole genome shotgun sequence:
- the LOC120542150 gene encoding protocadherin gamma-A8-like, producing MILFTMYASVTNGEVRYSVREEEMRGAFIGNIAKDLGLDNQRLKSGRAHIYTEGDTEYVELNVNKGILIVKNRIDREQICGQIAPCLLYFQIVLENPMEFHRVTIEVIDINDNNPTFTKKNIQLKISELSLPGALFSLPNAVDSDIGENTVKSYILASNDHFKLKIQSQSDGSSSVDLLLDIPLDREKQEEHVLLLTAVDGGEPQRSGTTEINIIVVDANDNAPVFSQRVYKAAVREDSLIGTVLIRVNATDADKDMNGHITYFFAHVTDSSNDLFEISPDSGEIKLIGQLDYESNRKYELKVEAKDIGDLVGSSKLTIEVTDVNDNVPFINLMSVSNQIREDSLPGTVIAMINVQDKDSGRNGKVTCWINNNIPFKLKSSMNNFYTLQTEGYLDREKVSQYNITILAKDEGEPSLSTTHSITLQIIDVNDNAPKFANQRYTTYIMENNSPGSSFFSVRAYDEDSGLNSKISYFIDESSVNNISVSSFVSVNSDEGVLYAVRSFDYEQLSHFQISVTAKDRGSPPLSSSVTIDVYVQDQNDNSPEILYPVLNKGSPIAEFIPRSADVGYLITKVVAVDKDSGQNAWLSYKVIKSTDQTLFEMGLHNGELRSLRQIMEKDSAKQRLTILVEDSGQPSHSSTVNVNVAITDNVAMAFTEFNDFAYEKSSDGDIRFYLVISLVIVSFLFITFIIILISLKFHKWRRSKFFSENSNGTLPVIPYYPPRYAEVGATGTLCHVYNYEVCLTTDSGKSEFKYVKPMLQTPMDNDSNGAKTKSPSSSDLIADEESLQVSLVTIHLAHFSWHTLINALSIKVYVYVCP from the coding sequence ATGATTTTATTTACTATGTACGCCTCTGTGACTAATGGAGAGGTCCGTTATTCTGTTCGAGAGGAAGAAATGAGGGGTGCTTTCATTGGTAATATTGCCAAAGATTTGGGATTAGATAATCAGAGACTAAAATCTGGCAGAGCTCATATTTATACTGAGGGTGACACCGAATACGTAGAGCTGAATGTAAATAAAGGgattttaattgttaaaaatagAATTGACAGAGAGCAGATCTGCGGTCAAATAGCACcctgtttattatattttcagATTGTCCTGGAAAATCCTATGGAATTTCACAGAGTGACTATTGAGGTTATTGATATAAACGATAATAACCCCACtttcacaaagaaaaatattcagttaaaaaTTAGTGAGTTATCCCTTCCAGGAGCACTGTTTTCCCTACCGAATGCTGTAGACAGCGATATAGGAGAAAACACGGTAAAATCATATATACTCGCatcaaatgatcattttaaattaaaaatacagtctCAATCGGACGGTAGTAGTTCCGTGGATTTGTTGCTAGATATTCCTTTGGACAGAGAAAAGCAAGAAGAACATGTTTTGCTTTTAACGGCGGTTGATGGAGGAGAGCCTCAGCGTTCCGGCACAACAGAGATAAACATTATTGTCGTCGATGCCAATGACAATGCTCCCGTTTTTAGTCAAAGGGTTTATAAAGCTGCTGTCAGGGAAGACTCTTTGATTGGGACCGTGCTGATCAGAGTTAACGCCACTGACGCAGACAAAGACATGAATGGACACATTACATATTTTTTCGCCCATGTTACAGATAGTTcgaatgatttatttgaaatcaGTCCTGATTCGGGAGAAATCAAACTCATCGGCCAATTAGATTATGAAAGTAATAGAAAATATGAGCTCAAAGTAGAAGCTAAAGATATAGGGGATCTTGTAGGCTCAAGTAAATTAACAATTGAAGTTACTGACGTAAATGACAACGTGCCATTTATTAATCTGATGTCGGTTTCAAATCAGATCAGAGAAGACTCATTACCTGGGACAGTAATAGCAATGATTAACGTGCAAGATAAAGATTCTGGAAGAAATGGTAAAGTTACTTGTTGGATTAATAATAACATTCCATTTAAACTGAAATCATCTATGAATAATTTTTATACTTTACAAACAGAAGGGTATTTAGATCGTGAAAAAGTGTCGCAGTATAATATTACAATTTTGGCAAAAGACGAAGGAGAGCCTTCACTCTCAACTACACATTCTATCACACTGCAGATTATTGATGTCAACGACAATGCTCCAAAATTCGCAAATCAACGTTATACAACATACATCATGGAGAATAACTCTCCGGGGTCCTCGTTTTTTTCAGTGAGAGCGTACGATGAGGACTCGGGTCTCAATAGTAAAATATCTTACTTTATTGATGAATCCAGTGTTAATAATATCTCAGTCTCTTCATTTGTGTCTGTTAATTCAGATGAAGGTGTCCTCTATGCAGTGCGTTCATTCGATTATGAGCAGCTGAGTCATTTTCAAATCTCGGTGACAGCTAAAGACAGAGGTTCTCCACCTCTCAGTTCTAGTGTAACAATAGACGTATATGTCCAGGATCAAAATGACAATTCTCCAGAAATTCTGTACCCAGTTTTGAATAAAGGATCTCCGATAGCTGAATTTATTCCCCGCTCTGCCGATGTTGGATATTTGATTACTAAAGTTGTTGCTGTTGATAAAGACTCTGGACAAAATGCGTGGCTTTCTTATAAAGTCATCAAATCTACCGATCAGACGCTTTTTGAAATGGGCTTACATAATGGTGAATTAAGAAGTCTTAGGCAAATAATGGAGAAGGATTCTGCAAAACAAAGACTGACGATTTTAGTTGAAGACAGCGGACAGCCTTCGCACTCATCGACTGTGAACGTCAACGTTGCCATCACTGATAATGTTGCAATGGCGTTTACAGAATTCAACGATTTTGCATACGAGAAAAGCAGCGATGGCGATATAAGATTTTATTTGGTAATCTCTTTAGTGATCGTGTCGTTTCTTTTCATTACGTTCATCATAattttaatatctttaaaattCCACAAGTGGAGGCGCTCGAAATTTTTCAGTGAAAATTCCAATGGAACTCTCCCCGTTATTCCTTATTACCCGCCACGTTATGCAGAAGTCGGAGCCACTGGGACTCTTTGTCACGTATACAACTATGAAGTCTGCCTCACAACGGATTctggaaaaagtgaatttaaatatGTAAAGCCTATGCTACAGACTCCTATGGATAATGATTCTAATGGAGCCAAAACTAAAAGTCCTAGCTCGAGTGATTTAATTGCAGATGAAGAAAGTTTGCAGGTAAGCTTGGTGACAATTCATTTGGCACacttttcttggcacactttaataAATGCGCTTAGTATTAAGGTATATGTTTACGTTTGCCCCTaa